GCAGTTAAAGCCCCATCTGGTGGACGGCGGCGGTGTCCGCCGCACCATCGGCTCGGCCTGTATCGGTACCGTCCGGGGCGATATGCACGACATCGGCAAGAATCTGGTGAAGATCATGCTGGAGGGCAGCAATATCGAGGTCTATGACTTGGGGGCGGATGTGGCCCCGGAGACCTTTATCCAGGCCGCCCGGGAGCATCACTGTGACATCATCGCCTGCTCTGCCCTGCTCACCACCACCATGCAGCAGATGCGCCGGGTGGTGGAGCTGGCCCGGGAGAGCGGCATCCGTGACCGGGTTTGCATTATGGTGGGCGGCGCACCCATCAGCCAGAGCTTCTGCGACGAAATTCACGCCGACCTCTACACCCCCGACGCCGCCTCCGCGGCCCGGGCCGCCGTAGACCGCCTGACCCATCCGGCAAAATAAAAAAGAAAGGAAGCTTCTTCCATGAAATACGCATTGGTGAACGGTATCCTCCTGGACGGCACCGAAGCTATGCAGCCCCGCCCGGGCCTGACCGTTCTTCTAAAGGGCGACCGCATCGAGGCTATCGTCCCCGCCGGGACGGAGACCCCGGACTACGAGAAAATCGACCTCTCCGGCGGCTATGTCATGCCCGGCCTTATTAACCTCCATGTCCACCTGCCCGCCTCCGGCAAACCCACCGTCAAGCAAAAGGACCCCAAAAAGGCCGTCCGCCTTATGACCAGCAACGCCCTCCTTCGCTCTGTTGCGTTCCGGGTCTGCGCAGGCTACGCCAAAACGGAGCTGCTCTCCGGCGTCACCACCCTCCGCTCCGTGGGCGGCATTCAGGCGATAGACTCCCGCCTCCGGGATAAGATTCTCTCCGGCGGGGCCGTGGGCCCCCGGATTCTGGCGGGGAACATGGCTGTGTCCGTGCCCGGGGGCCATATGGCCGGGTCCCTGGCCTACGAGGCCACCTCCCCGGAGGAGGCGGCGGCCCTGGTCCGGAAAATTGCTCAGGACAAGCCCGATCTTATTAAGCTGATGATCACCGGCGGCGTCCTGGACGCCAAGTGCAAGGGGGAGCCCGGGGAGCTGAAAATGTCTCCGGCCCTGGTGAAGGCCGCCTGTGACCAGGCCCACGCCCTGGGCCTGCCCGTGGCCGCCCATGTGGAGAGTCCCCAGGGGGTCCGGGTGGCCCTGGAGGGCGGGGTAGATACCATTGAGCATGGCGCCCGGCCCGACGAGGAGATCCTCCGCCTGTTTGAAGAGCGCAAGGCCTGCCATATCGCCACCATCTCGCCGGCCCTGCCCTACGCGCTGTTTGACCGCAGCGTCACCGGCGCGTCGGAAACGGAGCAGTATAACGGCAAGCTTGTCATGGACGGCATCATCGACTGCGCCAAGGCCTGCCTGGCCCGGGGCATTCCCGTGGGCCTGGGCACCGACACCGGCTGCCCCTATATCACCCACTATGATATGTGGCGGGAGGTCTATTATTTCCACAAGTTCTGCGGCGTCTCTAACGCCTTCGCCCTCCACACCGCCACCCTGGGCAACGCCCGGGTAGCGGGTCTGGGGGAGGAGATCGGCTCCGTAGAGCCCGGCAAGTGCGCCGACCTCATCGTGACAAGGCAGAACCCCCTGGAGGACCTGAAGGCCCTCCGCCATGTGGACCTGGTCATCGCCCGGGGCAAGGTTTACCGGAGCCCCAAGGTCAAGAAAATCGAAAAAGCCCAGCGGGAGCTGGATAAATTCCTGTAAATTTCCGAAAATTGCCCCTCCGGCGGAGGAAAACACTGGAAATACCCCGGCCACCGTGGTAAAATCGAGGCATAGAAATAGGAGGAAAATCACTATGGGACTTTTCAGCAATAACAAAAAACCCTGCCCCCTCTGCGGCAATCCCACCCCCCGGCTCCTGGCCA
This is a stretch of genomic DNA from Vescimonas fastidiosa. It encodes these proteins:
- a CDS encoding amidohydrolase family protein produces the protein MKYALVNGILLDGTEAMQPRPGLTVLLKGDRIEAIVPAGTETPDYEKIDLSGGYVMPGLINLHVHLPASGKPTVKQKDPKKAVRLMTSNALLRSVAFRVCAGYAKTELLSGVTTLRSVGGIQAIDSRLRDKILSGGAVGPRILAGNMAVSVPGGHMAGSLAYEATSPEEAAALVRKIAQDKPDLIKLMITGGVLDAKCKGEPGELKMSPALVKAACDQAHALGLPVAAHVESPQGVRVALEGGVDTIEHGARPDEEILRLFEERKACHIATISPALPYALFDRSVTGASETEQYNGKLVMDGIIDCAKACLARGIPVGLGTDTGCPYITHYDMWREVYYFHKFCGVSNAFALHTATLGNARVAGLGEEIGSVEPGKCADLIVTRQNPLEDLKALRHVDLVIARGKVYRSPKVKKIEKAQRELDKFL